In Montipora foliosa isolate CH-2021 chromosome 13, ASM3666993v2, whole genome shotgun sequence, one DNA window encodes the following:
- the LOC137983392 gene encoding RYamide receptor-like, whose protein sequence is MNTTINGSEICSFQWNPTTYKIGATVAYCLIFVVSLVGNSCIGIIVYETKTLRKPINIFIVNMAMSDLLVPLAFIPLEVVNLYRYSWLISGVLGNAFCKLIYFLFEVSNIVSIESLILIAVGRFGAVVWPLHSPLINLKRCTFFILATWIVAMASMSPVLFARSLEKYEGEVFCLYHWEEAFGESLSLTDYVLANYVVFVYTPIFLLIIAYSIILIKLKLQKIPGQQSTDAEIQRNKRNTNALKLAIAILLGLIFCKIPLSIIHLVSLYGTWPCSIFPYFYISWFLITSYCAVNPCICFAFCRNYREGLKKLLKCCSDLT, encoded by the coding sequence ATGAATACAACAATAAACGGATCCGAGATCTGCTCCTTCCAGTGGAATCCCACTACATACAAGATTGGAGCAACCGTCGCTTACTGCCTTATCTTCGTTGTTTCGCTGGTCGGAAATTCCTGTataggaataattgtttacgAGACGAAAACTTTGAGGAAACCAATCAACATTTTCATAGTAAATATGGCCATGTCTGACCTACTTGTTCCGCTTGCCTTCATTCCCCTGGAAGTTGTAAACTTGTATCGATACTCCTGGCTCATCAGTGGCGTCCTCGGCAACGCCTTCTGTAAGCTGATTTATTTCTTATTCGAGGTCTCTAACATTGTGTCCATCGAGAGTCTGATTCTGATAGCAGTGGGTCGATTTGGAGCTGTGGTGTGGCCTCTCCATTCCCCATTGATCAATTTGAAAAGGTGTACTTTTTTCATTCTCGCCACCTGGATTGTTGCGATGGCATCCATGTCACCAGTTCTGTTCGCACGTAGCCTTGAGAAATACGAAGGAGAAGTATTTTGTCTTTATCACTGGGAAGAAGCCTTTGGAGAATCTTTATCATTAACTGACTATGTTCTTGCCAATTACGTAGTTTTTGTTTATACACCTATCTTCCTATTAATCATAGCATACTCCATCATCCTTATCAAGCTCAAGCTACAAAAGATTCCAGGTCAACAATCGACTGATGCTGAAATACAACGCAATAAACGAAACACAAATGCGTTGAAGTTGGCCATAGCTATATTGTTGGGgttaattttttgcaaaattcccTTGAGTATTATACATTTAGTGTCTCTCTATGGCACATGGCCATGTAGCATCTTCCCGTATTTTTACATTTCCTGGTTTCTTATAACCTCATATTGCGCCGTCAATCCTTGTATCTGTTTCGCATTTTGCAGAAACTACCGTGAAGGCCTCAAGAAACTTCTGAAGTGTTGTTCTGATTTAACGTAA